The Maniola hyperantus chromosome 12, iAphHyp1.2, whole genome shotgun sequence genome has a segment encoding these proteins:
- the LOC117987344 gene encoding tubulin alpha-1A chain yields the protein MRECISVHIGQAGVQIGNACWELYCLEHGIQPDGQMPSDKTLGGGDDSFNTFFSETGAGKHVPRAVFVDLEPTVVDEVRTGTYRQLFHPEQLITGKEDAANNYARGHYTIGKEIVDVVLDRIRKLADQCTGLQGFLVFHSFGGGTGSGFTSLLMERLSVDYGKKSKLEFSIYPAPQVSTAVVEPYNSILTTHTTLEHSDCAFMVDNEAIYDICRRNLDIERPTYTNLNRLIGQIVSSITASLRFDGALNVDLTEFQTNLVPYPRIHFPLATYAPVISAEKAYHEQLTVAEITNACFEPANQLVKCDPRHGKYMACCMLYRGDVVPKDVNAAIATIKTKRTIQFVDWCPTGFKVGINYQPPTVVPGGDLAKVQRAVCMLSNTTAIAEAWARLDHKFDLMYAKRAFVHWYVGEGMEEGEFSEAREDLAALEKDYEEVGVDSTEGELDEENEY from the exons ATTTCAGTCCACATCGGCCAAGCCGGAGTCCAGATCGGCAATGCGTGCTGGGAGCTGTACTGCCTCGAGCACGGCATCCAGCCTGATGGCCAGATGCCTTCAGACAAGACCCTGGGGGGAGGAGACGACTCCTTTAATACCTTCTTCAGTGAAACCGGCGCGGGGAAGCATGTGCCACGAGCTGTTTTTGTGGACCTGGAACCTACAGTAGTCG ATGAAGTCCGCACAGGCACCTACCGCCAGCTCTTCCACCCAGAACAACTCATCACCGGCAAGGAGGACGCGGCCAACAATTACGCGCGCGGACACTACACCATCGGCAAAGAGATCGTCGATGTCGTCCTCGACAGGATCAGGAAGCTGGCTGACCAGTGCACTGGGCTACAG GGTTTCCTGGTGTTCCACTCGTTCGGCGGCGGCACCGGCTCCGGGTTCACGTCGCTGCTGATGGAGAGGCTCTCCGTAGACTACGGCAAGAAGTCCAAGCTCGAGTTCTCCATATACCCCGCACCGCAG GTGTCAACAGCAGTGGTGGAGCCATACAACTCTATCCTCACCACGCACACCACTCTGGAGCACTCGGACTGCGCGTTTATGGTGGACAACGAGGCCATCTACGACATCTGCCGCCGCAACCTGGACATCGAGAGACCCACCTACACCAATCTCAACAGGCTTATTGGACAG ATCGTGTCCTCAATCACGGCATCCCTCCGTTTCGACGGCGCGCTCAACGTCGATCTGACGGAGTTCCAGACCAACCTGGTGCCTTACCCGCGCATCCACTTCCCGCTGGCGACCTACGCGCCCGTCATCTCGGCCGAGAAGGCGTACCACGAGCAGCTCACCGTAGCTGAGATCACCAACGCCTGCTTCGAGCCCGCTAACCAG ttGGTGAAATGCGACCCACGTCACGGCAAATACATGGCGTGCTGCATGTTATACAG AGGCGACGTGGTGCCAAAGGACGTGAACGCAGCCATCGCCACCATCAAAACAAAGAGGACAATCCAGTTCGTAGACTGGTGCCCTACAGGCTTCAAG GTCGGCATCAACTACCAACCTCCGACAGTGGTTCCGGGCGGAGACCTCGCCAAAGTCCAGCGCGCTGTGTGCATGCTGTCCAACACCACTGCCATCGCGGAGGCGTGGGCCAG ACTTGACCACAAATTTGACCTGATGTACGCAAAGCGCGCGTTCGTCCACTGGTACGTCGGTGAGGGTATGGAGGAAGGAGAGTTCTCCGAGGCTCGTGAGGATCTGGCTGCCTTGGAGAAGGACTACGAGGAAGTGGGGGTGGACTCCACTGAGGGGGAGCTGGACGAAGAGAACGAGTATTAG